DNA from Leptospira mayottensis 200901116:
ACAATTCTTTTTTCCCTGGGAAGGTCAATACCTGCAATACGAGCCATATTTTATGCTTGCCTTTGTTTGTGTTTAGGATTGGTGCAAATCACTCGGATCACACCTTTTCTTCTGATAACCTTGCAGCTAGAGCAGATCTTCTTAACTGATGTTCTTACTTTCATAACGATTCCTATTTTTTGCGGTAGGTAATTCTTCCCTTAGAAAGGTCATAAGGGGAGAGCTCCACCGTAACTTTATCACCCGGTAAAATCCGGATATAGTGCATTCTCATCTTTCCGGAAATATGGGCCAAAACCTTGTGGCCATTTTCCAGTTCTACTCGGAACATCGCGTTGGGCAGGGGCTCAAGTACGGTGCCATCGACTGTGATCGCTTCTTCCTTTGCCACTCTTACGCTAGCTCCTTTTGAATCAAAGAAGTCACTTCTTCGAGGGTCCCGACGCCGTTCACTTGAGAGAGCTTCTTTTGTGCCGCGTAAAAATCCAGAAGAGGTAAAGTCTTCTTGTTATAATTATCCAGACGATTTTTGATCGTCGCTTCGTTGTCGTCCGCGCGACCTTCGATCTCCGCACGGCCCAGTAACCTTTTCAAAAGTTCTCCATCCGGAACCTCAAGATTGATTGCTTTATCGATGGACTTACCTTCGTTTTTCAGAAGAGCATCCAAAGCATCCGCTTGTTCCACGGTTCTCGGGAATCCATCCAACAAAAATCCGTTTTTACAATCCGCTTCACGAATGCGGTCTTTGATGATTCCGATCACAACAGAATCGGGAACCAGATCACCTGCATCCATATAACGTTTTGCTTCGACTCCCATCGGTGTTTGATTTTTTACGGCCTCGCGTAAAATATCTCCCGTGGAAATCTGAGGGATAGAAAGCCTTGCGCAAAGAATCTTTGCTTGCGTACCTTTTCCAGCCCCGGGAGGTCCCATGAAGATAATGTTCTTCACAGAAAAATTAAGACCTTCCCTTAATTTTAGACTTCTTCATGAAGCCTTCGTAATTTCTCATCAAAAGTTGAGACTCGATCTGTTTCAGAGTCTCAAGCGCAACCCCTACCATAATCAAGAGGGAAGTTCCACCAAACGTATAAACCAGAGATCCTCCTCCGGAGTTGGAACTTAAATCCAGAAACTTGATGATGATGTAAGGAGCCAGAGCCAATCCCGCAAGAAACATCGCACCCGGAAGAGTGATTCTATTTAACACTTTCTCAATATATTCTTTCGTATGAGAGCCGGGACGAATTCCAGGAATGAACCCGCCATATTTCTTCAAGTTCTCCGCCAACTCAGCAGGGTTGAACTGAATTGCAGTATAAAAGTATGCAAAGAAAATAATCAAAGAAGTATAGATTACATAGTAGAACAATGCGTGATACCAGATTTGGGAAAATGGATTGAAAAAGTCCATGATGATCGCCCAACCCGCCCACTGTTCACTACTAGAAGACAACCACTGAATGATGGTCTGAGGGAATAGAATCAAAGAAGAAGCAAAGATGATCGGCATTACGTTTGCGCCGTTCACTTTGAAAGGGATGGACTGGCTTTTCGCCTGAACCATTTTTCTTCCCACCATTTGTTTTCCGTACTGAAGCGGAACTTTTCTTACGCCTTGCGTTAACAAAACGGTTAAGGAAATGAGAAGAATAAAAAGAATTAAAAGGATAAGAACATTCAACGCATCCATCGTATCTGTGGAAAAAAGTTGAACCATAGATTCTGGAAGTCTTCCGATGATCCCCGCAAAGATCAAAAGAGAAATTCCGTTTCCGATTCCGCGTTCCGTGATTTGCTCTCCGAGCCAGATCAAAAGAACAGTTCCGGTCGTAATGGATAAAATACCGATTAAATAGAAATAAGGTACTACGGAAGAATTGATCAAACCAGGATAACGTGCAGGCTCCATTTCAGTTCCGGTAGACCAACCCTTTGCAAGTTGGATCACAGCCAAAGACTGGATTGCACAAAGAATCACGGTTCCGTATTTTGTGTATTGACCGATCTTTTTTCTTCCTTCTTCTCCTTCTTTTTGAAGTTTTTGAAGGGAAGGAACAAGGACCATAAACAATTGCATTACGATCGAAGAGGAAATGTAAGGCATAATTCCAAGAGCGAAAATGGAGAATTTCAACAAGGCTCCACCTGCAAAAAGATCCACCATTCCGAGAAGTCCTTCGGAAGATGGATCGTTTGCGATTCCCGCAACCACAACCGGGTT
Protein-coding regions in this window:
- the secY gene encoding preprotein translocase subunit SecY; this translates as MLTTFKNIFKIPELRQKIIFTLSMLLLFRMGTHITIPGINPVVVAGIANDPSSEGLLGMVDLFAGGALLKFSIFALGIMPYISSSIVMQLFMVLVPSLQKLQKEGEEGRKKIGQYTKYGTVILCAIQSLAVIQLAKGWSTGTEMEPARYPGLINSSVVPYFYLIGILSITTGTVLLIWLGEQITERGIGNGISLLIFAGIIGRLPESMVQLFSTDTMDALNVLILLILFILLISLTVLLTQGVRKVPLQYGKQMVGRKMVQAKSQSIPFKVNGANVMPIIFASSLILFPQTIIQWLSSSSEQWAGWAIIMDFFNPFSQIWYHALFYYVIYTSLIIFFAYFYTAIQFNPAELAENLKKYGGFIPGIRPGSHTKEYIEKVLNRITLPGAMFLAGLALAPYIIIKFLDLSSNSGGGSLVYTFGGTSLLIMVGVALETLKQIESQLLMRNYEGFMKKSKIKGRS
- the infA gene encoding translation initiation factor IF-1, with the protein product MAKEEAITVDGTVLEPLPNAMFRVELENGHKVLAHISGKMRMHYIRILPGDKVTVELSPYDLSKGRITYRKK
- the rpmJ gene encoding 50S ribosomal protein L36; the protein is MKVRTSVKKICSSCKVIRRKGVIRVICTNPKHKQRQA
- a CDS encoding adenylate kinase; the encoded protein is MGPPGAGKGTQAKILCARLSIPQISTGDILREAVKNQTPMGVEAKRYMDAGDLVPDSVVIGIIKDRIREADCKNGFLLDGFPRTVEQADALDALLKNEGKSIDKAINLEVPDGELLKRLLGRAEIEGRADDNEATIKNRLDNYNKKTLPLLDFYAAQKKLSQVNGVGTLEEVTSLIQKELA